The sequence TCGGGCGGCGCGCCGCTCCGATTTTTTTGCGTTCGTGTTATAGTTATTATAAATGAATCATGAAAAAACACAACGGTTCGGGCGCGGGGATCGATCGCCGCCCCGCGACTTTTTGCGGAAAACGGGAAAGGGGTCGATACGGATGAGAACGGGATTTGCCGCGAAGCGGTTCGCGCAGATGGCGCTGGTATGGGGCTTGGTATCGGCGCTGTCTTTTTTCATCGTCTATTTCGCCCCGGGCGACCCGCTGTACGTCTACATGACGCCGGGCGCGACGGGGCATAAGATGACGGAGGCCGAGATGGCGCGCCTGCGCGAGTCGATGGGGCTGAACGGAAGCGCGCTGCGGCAGTATGGCGCCTGGCTGAAGAGGACGCTGCGCGGCGATCTCGGCCTTTCGCTGCAAAACCGGCAGCCGGTGCTGCCGCAGATCGCGGAGCGTCTGCCGCGCACGGCGGCGTTGATGGGGGCGTCGCTGCTGCTTTCGCTGGCGCTGGCCGTACCGCTGGGACTGATCGCCGGCACGCGCAAACACGGAAAAGCGGATCATGTGATCAGCGCGTTGAGTTATCTGGGCATTTCCACGCCGTCGTTCTGGCTGGGGATCATGCTGATCATCCTGTTCGCCATGAAGCTCCGGCTCCTGCCCGCGGCGAGGTTCCGCACCATCGGCGTACGCTCGTTCGGCGACGTCGCGCGCCACACCGCGCTGCCCGCGGCGGTGCTCAGTCTCAACAATATCGCCGTTTTCGTGCGCTACATCCGCGCCGGGACGATCGCTCAGCTCGAGGAGGAGTACGTGCAGACGGCGCTGTCCAAGGGGTTGTCCCGCCGGCGCGTCCTGTACGGTCACGTGCTGAAAAACTGCCTGCTGCCGGTCGTGGCGATCGTCGGCTCGCGCTTCGGCACGCTCGTGACGGGCTCGTTCATCATCGAAACCGTTTTTTCGTGGCCGGGGCTGGGGATGCTGGGAATGTCGGCGATCAACAACCGCGATTATCCGATGATCATGGGGATCACCATGATCTCCTGCACGCTGCTGCTGTTGGGAAATTTCGCGGCCGACGTGCTGTATCGCCGTCTCGATCCAAGAATCCGCCTCGAGGAGGGACGCTGAATGGCGAAAATGCTTTCGGGATTTGACGGCGGGGAAGTGAGCGCCGCCGATTTCGAGCGCGTCGTCTGCCCGTCTGCGCCGACGCGCGCTCCCCTGCCGAAGCGGCGGCGCTTCCGCCGCGCGTTGGCGGCGAACCCTCCCGCGCTCCTGTGTCTGATCGTCTTCGCGCTGATTGCCGCCGCGTCTTTGGCCGCGCCGCTGCTGCCGCTCGACCCCGATCTCATGGACGTGACCGGCAAAATGGCCGCGCCGAGCGCCGAGCACTGGCTCGGCACCGACGAGCTGGGGCGCGATTCTTTCACGCGGGCGATCTACGGCGGACGCGTGTCGCTGACGGTGGGATTCGCGGCGATGCTGGTGTCGGTGGCGCTGGGAACGACGCTGGGGACGTTGAGCGGCTACGCCGGCGGCAGGACGGACGCGG is a genomic window of Pyramidobacter piscolens W5455 containing:
- a CDS encoding ABC transporter permease, whose product is MRTGFAAKRFAQMALVWGLVSALSFFIVYFAPGDPLYVYMTPGATGHKMTEAEMARLRESMGLNGSALRQYGAWLKRTLRGDLGLSLQNRQPVLPQIAERLPRTAALMGASLLLSLALAVPLGLIAGTRKHGKADHVISALSYLGISTPSFWLGIMLIILFAMKLRLLPAARFRTIGVRSFGDVARHTALPAAVLSLNNIAVFVRYIRAGTIAQLEEEYVQTALSKGLSRRRVLYGHVLKNCLLPVVAIVGSRFGTLVTGSFIIETVFSWPGLGMLGMSAINNRDYPMIMGITMISCTLLLLGNFAADVLYRRLDPRIRLEEGR